AGCCGGGTGCAGGACGCCCTGGAGCTGTGCGCTTCGCACCAGTGCGGCAAGGTGATTCTCGATCCCTGGAAGTGAGGAGACATGAGTAAGCAGGTAAGGATCGGCGGGCCGGTATTTACCCCGGCCGACACCCCGGAACAGTTCGTGCGGCACCTGCAGGAGCAGGGGTTCGCGGCCACCTACCACCCGCACTTCGCCGACCCCGTACTGCTGGGCGAGGCGGTGGCGGCGCTGGCGGAGGCGGACATCGTGATCGCCGAGACCGGCGCGTTCGGCATCAACGTGCTCGATCCCGACGCCGGGCAGTGGGACCGCAACATCGCGGAGATCTGTCGGCGCCTGGAGAGCGCGGAGCACATCGGTTCGCTGTGCTGCGTGGCGCACGGCGGCTGGGCGGGCAGCAACTCGTTCAACAAGCACTACCCGGAGAACTTCAGCGCGCGCTCGGTCGACAGCCTGGTGGCGGCGGTGCAGCGCATCATCGACACGGTGCAGCCGCGGCGGGCGAAGTTCGTGCTGGAGACCGAGTCGCGCTACCTGCCCGACTCCGCGGACCTCTACCTGGAGATCCTGGAGGCGGTGGACCGGCCGGCATTCGGCGCCCACCTGGATCCGGTCAACATCACCTCGAGCCCGCGCCGTTTCTACCGCAGCGGCGACTTCATCCGCGACTGTTTTGCCAAGCTCGGGCCGCACCTGGTGAGCTGCCACGCCAAGGACACGCAGATGCCGCGCCACGTGCAGGTGCGCTTCGACGAG
This portion of the Spirochaetaceae bacterium genome encodes:
- a CDS encoding sugar phosphate isomerase/epimerase, which translates into the protein MSKQVRIGGPVFTPADTPEQFVRHLQEQGFAATYHPHFADPVLLGEAVAALAEADIVIAETGAFGINVLDPDAGQWDRNIAEICRRLESAEHIGSLCCVAHGGWAGSNSFNKHYPENFSARSVDSLVAAVQRIIDTVQPRRAKFVLETESRYLPDSADLYLEILEAVDRPAFGAHLDPVNITSSPRRFYRSGDFIRDCFAKLGPHLVSCHAKDTQMPRHVQVRFDETFAGNGSLDYHAYFTELAKLDADVPLMIEHVNPRQLRWATDYLFEQAAGAGVAIRHADRRVTASA